A single window of Pseudophryne corroboree isolate aPseCor3 chromosome 5, aPseCor3.hap2, whole genome shotgun sequence DNA harbors:
- the LOC134929529 gene encoding mitochondrial potassium channel ATP-binding subunit-like, with the protein MENIRFGRPSAGDAEVYEAAKLANADDFIRNFPDGYNTMLGERGVTLSGGQKQRVAIARALLKDPRILILDEATSALDSESERTVQLALERAASGRTVLVIAHRLSTIADADVIVVLSKGRVAESGTHRELLRMGGLYAELIRRQSQEPQ; encoded by the exons ATGGAAAATATTCGATTTGGGAGGCCGAGCGCCGGCGATGCTGAGGTCTATGAAGCCGCAAAACTGGCGAATGCTGATGACTTTATCCGGAACTTTCCAGATGGATATAACACAATGCTAG GTGAGCGCGGGGTCACCCTCTCCGGCGGTCAGAAGCAGCGGGTGGCCATTGCACGCGCTCTTCTAAAGGACCCTCGCATCCTGATTCTCGATGAGGCAACGAGTGCCCTGGACTCAGAGTCTGAGCGGACTGTACAATTAGCCCTGGAACGCGCTGCCTCTGGCCGCACAGTGCTGGTCATTGCTCATCGGCTCAGCACCATCGCGGATGCGGACGTCATCGTGGTCTTGTCAAAGGGCCGGGTGGCAGAG AGTGGAACTCATCGCGAGCTGCTCCGTATGGGGGGTCTTTATGCAGAGCTCATACGCAGACAGAGCCAGGAGCCCCAGTGA